TCATGATTTGTTGCCCTTCATAATGCAAGATGAATGCCAAATGCCATAGTAGAACCTTTAGCCAATATAATAAGAAAAATGTTATCATGATTCAAAGAATAGCCTGTTATGCTGGTTATAATAGCTGTTATGAAgtaataatattttatataaaaGAATTAATATAATACAATCATTTGATGggattcaaatatttattttctcagGATTTGTTTGAGTTCCCTAAAGGGTTGATAGTCATAAGATTTTAATGTTTGCCTTATTTATTTCAGCAATAATttacgatattttttttttatataaatcgtGGTGGACTCCACAATCTGGATTTGCAATCTGAATTTGAGACTTTTGTATGCAACATAAATATGAAACTCCTTGCAAACAAAGCTCCGTCAAGTCTGCTGGGGCTCGTTACTTGGAGGTCAGAGGTTGAACTGCGGACGTGTGCGCTGATGTGACTTCCACAGACACTGTGCGAGCACTCTTGTTCGCTCGCTAGTAAAGTACTTTTTGATGAAGTGATAAACTGCTCTGCAAGATGCGGGGATTTGAGTAAGACATTGCGAGTCATTTTTTTCTGGAGAAACCGCTCAACGGCCCTCCTAGGACTTACTTTTGAGAATTCCTAACTTCTGCTTGAACTTTCCTCTATGAGAAGATCTACATTCTTATTTTAATAACTTAAATGTAGGTAGCATTGATGTGATCCGTTATCCTTTTCTGGGAAAACCCCTCGGTTTGTTGTAAATATTACCATTAGGCTCACTCAATGGTGAAAATTAAGAAATACTTTTACATTTAATGATCCAATTATTCTTTAAATATGTGTgtaactttgtttttctttagggTATGGTGCAATGGGCTTAGACGGGAACCCCAGTTATCCTCACACGGCGTCTCACCACACCCCCCAGCTCTCCAGCCTGTCCTTCAAGCATGAGGACACACTGTCGCCACCAAACAACATTGGTAACAGTCTACTTCCTGGCACGTTCGCACTAAACTCTCTCAATAACTGGAACACGGCTGCGTTCACGGCGAGGTCATAGACGTAGCCCATcattctttcttttgtttttcccgTCTCTATTGCTCTCTTCTCTCTTCCTCTTGCAATGACTAACTCAGTCATAGACCTTCTGTAAATCAAGTATTTTTCACACAGCACTCAACTGCCTTTGCGTTTTTCACATCGTGACACAGCAGCCCACTGTCTGATAATGTAACATGTGCCTGATGTACGTATGATTCACAAAATACTTGGCGCACAGTTGCATTAACAAGGCAAGAGTGTGTTGAGTATTAAACTTCACACAACTGTCCCTGTACTGCATTAAAGATGATGGAAAAATAGGCAGTGTGTGCTTCTGTATGCCTTTACTGGGCAAAGAACTATTTTTGGTCATGGCATGGTTTCTAACAagcaaataaaagtaaaatcccCCATGCAATACAAATGATAAAAGATACAGTAATGTTATGTAATGTAAAGTTTTATTAATATGACCAAATGTCTGCATTTATTTAGTGATTTTGAAAATTGTAGACCTTATGATATTACGACTTTATTCCTGGACACAAAGTAATGTATGCTTAAATGTACGCTTGGCTGAGTCTGTGACAAACTATGAGTCGGCTTCCAACGCAAAGTTGTGCGGGGATGATCCTCAAATCCCTGTGACGGTGATTAAGTGTCATTTTGCAAGATTCTGTATCATCGTTGCGCCATTCTTATATCATGTACCATTACTTTTATCCATACAGTACCTATTGTGAACCAGGCAAGCAGTGTTTCATTCATTAATGTAATATTTAAACTACTTAATAAAGGTAGCAGCTATTCTTCCAATACAAGACATTGTATTAACAGAATTAATTTTTGTTATTTGCAGTTGAGCAGCaatacccccctcctcatccACCTCCTCCTGCCCCACCTGTGTTCGGATGCCACAATCCTGCAGAATCCTGCCCAAGCAACCAAGCACTACTGTTGAGAAACTACAACGGgtacagtcattttttttcccccctctctgaGCACCGAATCCCAGCCTAAAAATCTTTCATGGGAATAAAATGAGTCATGAGTCATGCTGAATAAAAGCCGAGTAAAGTAAGGCTGAGAATGCACTTTTACGCCCAGGTTGGACATTATATGGACATTTTAGCAAATATCGCTGGGTGGTACTCCAACCTGTCCATTAATTCCTTCTGGCCCAAAGATTCTTCTGAATATCAGCCGTTATAGTGTGTTCATCACACTTGTATTTGGCTTTCTTAACTTGTCATATAAATATGTATTATCAGTAACCCTTGATTAGCTGTTATTTATTATAACATAAAGCACTGactgtttaaatttttttacagGCCGTCACTAAGTCACGATAATTTATTACcaaaaagagcaaaaaataTTAATATACGAGTAGAAAAAATAACACAGTaacgattctgattctgattatgTTTTACCTACTAGTTCAAATGAACGCATCTTATAATGCAatgcaaatacaaaatgaaTATCATTGGAGGCAATGGCAGTATTGGTATTGATATACTAATAAGTGTAGAATTGTGTATTATCATTAAAACGCAAGTTCTGAGTCCTGAAACTACAGGCCTGAAAATGAGTCCTCTGGCCCTGCGTGATGTGTTCCCAACTTGTGTTCATTTTGATGGAAAACATTACTTTGGGTGAATTGGGTTGGAATTCTTTGAATACCGACTCGGGATGTTTTGGGGAAGAAAGAGGAGCATGTGCAACCCAAATACTGGAACAGCAGATGATAAGAGGAGACTTTGCTGTTTTCAGTAAGAACTTATGGCATAAGCTGGAAAAAATCAAGCGAACGCACGCgcccacgcacacgcacgcacgcacacacgcacacacacgcacacacacacacatacacacacacacacacacacacacacacacacacacacagtgtataTGTATGTCAGATAGCAGTGAGCCTTTCCACAGTTGACCGTAGTTCAGAACTGATTATTCTCCTTCCCTCAAGGACTTCTCAAGGAATGAAAGCCAGAATCCCCCCACCCAACACCCCCCTCGAAACGTTCCCGTCTTTAATGATACCGAGGACAGAGTGATGTCATGCGGTGGTTCGTGGCGTACAAGGCACCGAGTCGCACCCCCGCTCCCCTGCAGACAAATACAATCCCATCTTtgagtgtgtgtctgcgtgtgtgtgcacttgtGTGATATGCCAAGGTAAAGCCCATGTTTTTTAATGAGCAGTGCGGTGGGCGTACAAGATGTGTTAATAAGCAAACCATTCGGAATCCCCCTTCATTATCTGCACAAAGGGAGAGGAGggacatgaagaacctttagtaTCATAAATATTGCCAGAAtgctccattttaaaaaaagaaaaagcaaataaaGATGAAACACGCTTATCGTTATTTTTCTAACATTGGTAATTGTTCAACCCTTGTTGTTAGTAGAATATACGTATACCAACAAAACACTCTACCTTAACTTTGATGAGAGGTGACGCTCAAGCTGATAAAGTCTCtggtttattcatttattttttgtctcttGCCTGACATTGTGTCGCAgagccaaagaaaaagccaaatgCATGCAGTGGCTTGATGCCCAATTAACTGAGCAATAGCAAGATATGTTGCACGCTGGCATTCCAGGTCTTGGACTGTTGGCTTCCGGATGCGAATTGTGTGCCAAAGAAAACGTACCGTCTTGTGATTCTGATTCAGATACAGAATATTTTATAAGTCTCAGAAGGGCCATTCCGTTTTATAGTCTAACCATACATACTGTTTTAGaaaggtttttgtttttgtaattagAAAATAGCACTCTATCATATTGTACCTTCTACAACAAACATAGTGATAACAAGAAAATAGAATGTAAAGAATTAAACAGTTTATGTATCATGATTAATCAATATGAATCCATTATGGCTCCTTCTGGTGTGCATGACTTAGCCACCAGAGGACATTATAATCAGCATTGCAGACATAAACACAGATGAGTTTCACAACTACTGTCCACGACTCAGCAGCTGGAAGATTCTTTTTTTCCAAAGGATAAAGAATAAATGCCTCTTAGTGATGTTATATCATCCATCTGCATGTGTTGATTCACAATTTGTTCAAACATCTGTTGCTTAAAATAACATCAACACCGACACAAAAATGCAATTCATTAGTTCGTGTAGGAcgttttgcattgtttgttagcattaaactaaccctaacccaaagaaatgttttgaataCATGACATGTGATTATCAGTGTTTTATGTTTGGTTTGACAGTAAATGTCAACTAGGATTGATATTATAAAGAATGAAGCCACATTTTTTAAGAATTTCTCACTATCAAACTGCTAGTTGAAAAAATTTAAGTGGAATTCCTTGCCACCAATTAAAATGCACAGTTTGTCTCCTTTAAAGTCAAATTGGTACACATTCCAGAAGTCAAACAATATTTATAAGCAAGACTAAGTTTTAAAAACTCATCTCAAAAGTCATTCTCTAGCCTTAATCTCGTAAAGTGGGTCACTCTTATCTCAATCCAGCTAAGCAAAGTCtcagaaataaaaacatcatGACATCAAGAATAACCACACCCAGTGGCCGTACAGCAGAACAGAATGCAGAACAATTCTCGgtttattttgcattttgtgATTTTAGCTGCCTTATGGCAGAAGGGATTAATGAATTTTGGAGAGCAGTTTGCATACTGCACCTTGAAATGTATGACTGATCTTTTTGGCTTTTGACTTTCCCCCACATGATTTGAGTGTTAATCACTGTGTTTTTGCTGAATTCTCATCAGTGATAACCTGTACCAAATGGCGTCTCAGCTGGAATGCGTCACGTGGAACCAGATGAACACGCTTGCGTCTTCCATGAAGAAGTAAAAATAACCATTTGTTTTCAAGTCCCATAGATAACcctaacaaaataaaatctttcatttcttttaatttgtGTATTTGTTTTGTAGCAGCCACACGACCAGCTATGACAGTGATCCCatacccccgccccctcccatgCTGGTGAGCGCCCAGTACCACATCCACACGCATGGCGTGTTTAGGGGGCTTCAGGTCCGTCAAGTGAATGCACGTGCATGCACaaaggaggtaaaaaaaaaaaaaaaaacagctctcGAATAAACAAGCGTGTGCTTCCCTGTCCAAAAGGATGTAAGACGAGTTCCCAGTCTCGCTCCACCAGCTGTAAAGTCATCCGAGCCCAGTGAGAAGCGTCCTTATGTGTGCACCCATCCCGGCTGCAACAAGCGGTACTTTAAACTTTCACACCTGCAGATGCATGGAAGGAAACACTCGGGTGAGTTTATCTCTAACTTATTATACATAAATGCTGTGTTGTATGAAAATTCCTAGATTAAAGCAAGAGATATAATAACTAATTCGCCCATGGGTGGGCGAAACGTTGAGGTCGAGAGCAGTGATGCAAAAAGTCCACACACCCCTGCTCAGATGCCAGTGTTTTGTGATGCAAAAAAGTTACAAAACTCTTCCCACCATTAATGTGACaactccccaaaaaaatctttCCAAACGGGGAAATAAATATAAACAAGTACTAGATAATCAACAAGAttatgtggttgcacaagtgtgaacACCCTCTTCGCTGGAGGTGTGGCCTCTAAGTAACCTCAAATAAAGATGTTCTCGTAGGCTTTTTCTGACAGTAAAATATGTTTCCTCTGTGGGCCATGGCTTGTGCTGTAAAATGTGATTacaaaaatgtcaggaaaagccTATTTGAATAACTTAATTTTATTTGGGGTTTATCAGTGGCACTCTAAATTATAGCACTTGCGTACTGACTGACTCCCATTTAACGTGTTTGAATATTATTGGTGAGTTTGAAAGAGTGTGCACTATTTATTTTTACTGCCCCTCTGAATATATGCCAGAATTTTGTCTCTAGCTCTAAATATGTTCACACACAGGTTGAGGAAATTGTAATAAAACCATACAACAATGAGGTGGTTGATGTTTCAGGTGAGAAACCGTACCAGTGTGATGTCACAGAATGCGGCCGCAGATTTTCTCGATCAGACCAACTGAAGAGACACCAGCGCAGACACACAGGTACTATAATGTCACACTTTTTATCAATACAACAATACTTTTAATCATTATCAGGACTGTATATTATTAGTCGTATATCATACAGTGGGGTTGGCATGGTGATTGACTGGTTAGCACAACAGCCGCACATTGTAGAGGTCACTGGTTCCATTCCAGGCCCTGACAATCCTGTGTGACTTTTCATCGAGCAGTAGCTGAGCTAGAGGGGGGCAGCGTAGGCACTGGTCCCCACTATACATATATTAAACTAAATTATATAACATTTTCCATTGCTGAATGTGACTTAACCAAGCAGTCCTCAGGTCAAAATTCTAAGTCAAAATAACAAATTAAAACCGTGTTTGTGCAGGAGTGAAGC
This genomic window from Syngnathus scovelli strain Florida chromosome 4, RoL_Ssco_1.2, whole genome shotgun sequence contains:
- the wt1b gene encoding WT1 transcription factor b isoform X1, with protein sequence MLTEACGAMSMGSDVRDLTLLSPSPQVPSLGGAGGGCGQWTPLLDLHPGSPYNSLSSHHSFIKQEPSWGVADPIEDPHCGLGAFTLHFSGQFTGSGPCRVGTFGEPAAGQPRVFPNGTYLPGCVDSPPAPRNQGYGAMGLDGNPSYPHTASHHTPQLSSLSFKHEDTLSPPNNIVEQQYPPPHPPPPAPPVFGCHNPAESCPSNQALLLRNYNGDNLYQMASQLECVTWNQMNTLASSMKNSHTTSYDSDPIPPPPPMLVSAQYHIHTHGVFRGLQDVRRVPSLAPPAVKSSEPSEKRPYVCTHPGCNKRYFKLSHLQMHGRKHSGEKPYQCDVTECGRRFSRSDQLKRHQRRHTGVKPFECETCQRKFSRSDHLKTHTRTHTGKTSEKPFTCRWSNCQKKFARSDELVRHHTMHQRNLTKLPPAI
- the wt1b gene encoding WT1 transcription factor b isoform X2 gives rise to the protein MLTEACGAMSMGSDVRDLTLLSPSPQVPSLGGAGGGCGQWTPLLDLHPGSPYNSLSSHHSFIKQEPSWGVADPIEDPHCGLGAFTLHFSGQFTGSGPCRVGTFGEPAAGQPRVFPNGTYLPGCVDSPPAPRNQGYGAMGLDGNPSYPHTASHHTPQLSSLSFKHEDTLSPPNNIVEQQYPPPHPPPPAPPVFGCHNPAESCPSNQALLLRNYNGDNLYQMASQLECVTWNQMNTLASSMKNSHTTSYDSDPIPPPPPMLVSAQYHIHTHGVFRGLQDVRRVPSLAPPAVKSSEPSEKRPYVCTHPGCNKRYFKLSHLQMHGRKHSGEKPYQCDVTECGRRFSRSDQLKRHQRRHTGVKPFECETCQRKFSRSDHLKTHTRTHTGEKPFTCRWSNCQKKFARSDELVRHHTMHQRNLTKLPPAI
- the wt1b gene encoding WT1 transcription factor b isoform X3, with protein sequence MLTEACGAMSMGSDVRDLTLLSPSPQVPSLGGAGGGCGQWTPLLDLHPGSPYNSLSSHHSFIKQEPSWGVADPIEDPHCGLGAFTLHFSGQFTGSGPCRVGTFGEPAAGQPRVFPNGTYLPGCVDSPPAPRNQGYGAMGLDGNPSYPHTASHHTPQLSSLSFKHEDTLSPPNNIVEQQYPPPHPPPPAPPVFGCHNPAESCPSNQALLLRNYNGDNLYQMASQLECVTWNQMNTLASSMKNSHTTSYDSDPIPPPPPMLDVRRVPSLAPPAVKSSEPSEKRPYVCTHPGCNKRYFKLSHLQMHGRKHSGEKPYQCDVTECGRRFSRSDQLKRHQRRHTGVKPFECETCQRKFSRSDHLKTHTRTHTGKTSEKPFTCRWSNCQKKFARSDELVRHHTMHQRNLTKLPPAI